The genomic DNA CCCGCGAAACGCCGAAGGGCATCGATACCGTTCGAGTGGATATGAACGCCCAGGAAGGCTGTTTTTTAGTCACGCACGCTGAGGAAGCGTCGGCGGTGCTGAAAGACGTCGACCGCGGACAGGTCCACACCCTGGCCGACAACCCCGGCGTCGAGGTCCGAGACGTCATCGAGGGGACGGTCGCCCCCGAGCCGCCGATGGAAGTGGCCTACCAGCTTGTCGACATCGAGACGCGCCGGCAACTCTCCATCGAGGAAAGCCCGGAACCGCCGACCCAACAGGAGCGGGCGATGGCCGCCGAGCAGCCGACCGGCGAGATGGCGACCGAAGAACGCGCCGGCACCGGCGAGATACACGTCCTTTCGGTTCCGGAAGACCAAACCGAGCCGGCCGTTGAGGATGTTCTCGACGACGAAGCGACGCTGGTCCGGGCCGCGAAGCTGGGCGTCGAACGCGTCGAAATCCGCAGCGAACCCGGTGTCGTCAGTGTCCGGTATCTCCCCTGACCGGCCACCGCAGCCCGCTTTCGCGATAGAAACGCCTTTCCGGCCACGCGGATTCTCACCCGGTAATGACCAGCGTCAAGGAGTTCCGCATCGAGGAGCCGGCAACGGAAACGGACCTCGGTGCCGGAGCGTTCGTCTTCACCGATGACTACTCGGTGTTCGACTGGGGGAAGATGCCCGACTCGATACCCAACAAGGGTGCGTCGCTGTGTGCGATGGGCGCGGCGAACTTCGAGCGGCTGGAGGCCGAAGGCATCCCGACCCACTACCGCGGCGTCGTCAGCGGCGGCGAGGTTGTCGCACTGTCGGAGGCGGTCTCACCACCCCGGGAAATGGCGATCGAACTCACGCAGGTCCCCGACCTGCCGCACGACGGCCGCGAGTACGACTACGAGGCGTTCCACGCCGACGCCGGAGAGAACTACCTGATTCCGCTCGAAATCGTCTTCCGAAACACGGTCCCAGTCGGCTCGTCGCTGCGCTCGCGGGCCGACCCCGAAGCGTTCGGCCTCGACTACGAGGAGTGGCCCGACGAGCCGGTCGATTTGCCGGAGCCAGTCGTGGAGTTTTCGACGAAGTTCGAGGAGTCCGACCGGTATCTCTCGCGGTCGAACGCCGACTACATCGCCGGCAAGGCCGACATTGACGACCTCGAATCGGTAGCCCGCGATGTCAACACCATCGTCACCGAGACGGCTGCCGAAGCCGGATTGAAACACGAGGACGGCAAAATCGAGTGCCTGTATTTCGACGGCGAAATCCGGGTCGCCGACGTGGTCGGCACCTTCGACGAGAACCGCTTTTCCCACGACGGCCAACAGCTCTCCAAGGAGGTCGTCCGCCAGTACCACAAGCGGACCCAGTCCGAGTGGGTCGAGGCGGTCGGCGAGGCCAAAGAGCGGGCAAAGGCCGAAGACGTCGCCGACTGGCGGGAGCTCTGTGAGACGGAGCCGGAGCCGCTCGACGACCACGTTATCGATGCCGTTCGGGACATGTACACCGCCGGCACGAACGCCTACATCGACCGGGAGCTGTTCAGCGCGCCGCCGCTTTCAGAGGCCGTCGAAACGGTCAGGAAACTGTAGGCGGACGAATCCCGGGTGTTTTTATTATCGGCTGTAGAACGGCCGGATATGACCCCCCTACAGATTCTCGACCCCGTGATGGCGGTCGTACTGCTGGGTATCGTCACGACGCTCGCCATTGTCTTCGGGTTCATCTGGGCGTACGGCAAGATACGGGAACCGCCGGAGATTCACACCGACGACGAGAACGGCGGCCACGCGGCCTGAAAGGACGGCACTGTTTCTGCACCGTGTTTGGAGCAAGACCGTACTGACAGCAAGCCGCGGGTGTCCCGTGGCAAGACTCTTAGGGTAGCCAAAATATCGTCAGTTACAAGCTTTTAGGATAGCCAAAACGAACCACGGTGGAAGACGTGGACGGGTTAGAAGTCGACAAAGCGGTGCCCAGTAGCCGTTTTTCCTGGCCAAATCGTTCTCTTTTCGGGACAGATATCGATAGCTATATATGCTTTAGGCCGACCTAAAACTACATGTATGAGTCAGCAGCGACAGACTGACGGTAACGACGGTCGGTTCACCGGGCGGCGAGCATTCATTGTAGGCGCAGCGGCAACCGGTGTTGCCGCATTCGCCGGATGTACTGACAACGGCAACGGTGACGGCAACGGCACCGGCAACGGCACCGGCAACGGCACCGGCAACGGCGACGGCAACGGGGGCGCTGACAGCGTCGCCGGTGCATCCCCGCTCGGCCAGCCGGTAGAACCCGCAGGCGTTTCGTGGGACGACCTCGGTGACCTTGAAGGCGAGATCACCGTCTATTCGGGGCGGACGCCCGACCAAATCGACCTTGTGTTCGAGCAACTCGAAAACGAGTACAGCGGGCTAACGATTAACCGCGACTACGACGACAACGACGCACAAGTCAACCAGTTGATGCAGGAAGGCGAGGCAACGCCGGCGGACGTGTTTTATTCACAAGACCCCGGCGCACTGCAGGCAGTCGCCGACAACGGTCTTACACAGGTGCTTCCGGAGGATGTCATCGACACCGTTCCGGGAAGCTACCGGCATCCCGACGGACACTGGACCGGCGTCAGTGGCCGCGTCCGGTCGGTTCTGTACAACAGTGACCGTCTCGACGAGACACCGTTCGACAGTTGGGACGAGCTTCCGGACGACATCTTCTCGTACGCCGAAGATCCACGGTTCGAAGGCATTATCGCAACACGTCCGAACTCGGGGACCTTCCGCGGGTTCATTCAGTCGATGGTCGAACTCGAAGGCGAAGAAACGACCCGCCAGTGGGTTAGCGACTTCATGGACCAGGACCCACAGCTATTCACGAGCGGCAGTAGCCACGCGGAGGCGATCAACCGCGGTGGGGACGACGATCCGATAATCGGGCTCGGAAACAGCTACTACGGGGCTCGCATCGTCAACGAAAACCCCGACGCGCCGCTCCGCGTTGCGTTCACACAGGATGACCCGGGCGCTCTGTTCAGCGTGGCCGGTGTTGCTGCGACGGCCAACGTTGATGACCCCGAACTCGTCGCTGAGTTCGTGCGCCACCTGGTCGCCGTCGAGGGCCAGGAGTTCATGATGGAGGACAACGGCGAGTTCCCTGTCATCGACGGTGTCGACTACGTCGGTCCGCTGCCCGGCCCCGACGAACTCAACTCGCCGACGTTTGACCTCTCAGAGTTCGATATGGAGCTTCAGGGCGCGCGCGAGCTCCTCGAAGACGAAGGGATGCTTCCGGTCTAACAGCCTTCGAAACACCCGCTTCGTATCACCGTTTTACCGCGTCCGGAATCTCCCGAGCCCGGTGGAGGCTCGGGACAGGTTCCAGCTCCGTGGCGAACTGCCCACGCCCGTGTCGTCTAGACAGCGCATATAGAACAGAAGGTTGGCCCGCTCACGTAGAGAGTAATCCAAAGCCTTAGGCCGGGCGGAACCGAAAATCGGCGTAATTCGCTCGGCGAGCAGAAAACGACGGTAATCACACGGACATACCGCCGTTTTCGCATGGGACCGCACGACGGTACAGCGGAACACAGTGGCCGGACAGCCGTGGGATATCGGCCGCATCTGCTGAAGAAAGACACTATCACACCAATGACGGAACAACGCCAGTCGGACGAATCACCACCAAGCGGTTCGATTAAGGAGCGCATCGACCCTTGGATGGTCGGCCTCGCGTTGCTTAGCGCCATCCTCGCCGCACTTGTCGTCTCACCGATGCTCTGGCTGGTCTGGCAGGCCACAACGGTCGAGCTTGGACGGGCATACGACCTGATGTTCTCTCTCCGGACCGCAGAGATTACCCTCAACAGCATCGTGTTGATGGTGTCGGTCACCGGCTTTTCAATACTGCTCGGCGTTCCGCTTGCAGTGCTGACAGTCCGAACTGACCTCCCGTACCCGCGGTTCTGGACAGTCGTCGCCGCGCTGCCGCTCGTCATCCCGAGCTACATCGGTGCGATTGCGTTTGTCTCGATGTTCGGTTCTGGGGGCGAGATTGATTCTCTGTTCGGCATGACGATTCCGCGAATCGACGGGCTATGGGGGGCTGTTTTCATCATCACCCTCTACACGTATCCGTACGTCTTTCTGACGACGCGGGCCGCGCTGGTCTCGATGGACAGTCGACTCGTAGACGCCGCCCGGACGCTCAATCATGGCCCCGTCAAAGCGTTCCGCGACGTGACACTGCCGAACATCAGACCCGGTATCGCGGCCGGGGCGCTACTGGCAGGGCTGTATGCGATTTCTGACTTCGGAACGCCCGCGTTCATGCAGGCTCGTGTGTTCACAAGCCGGATATACGGGGAGTTCAGCGGGTTTCAAGTCGAGTACGCCGCGTTGCTCGCGCTGCAGCTAGTCTCTATCGTCGCCATCGTGCTCGTTATTGAGGCCGGCATCGGCCGGGACGAAGACGCCAGCGGCGGGGGCGGAAGCGGGGCGACTATCATGCTCGGCCACTGGAAGTGGCCGGCGATGGGCTTCGTCTCGTTGCTCGGCGTGCTTACACTTGTCATCCCGGTTGCAATCTTTACTACCTGGGTGTTCCGAAGCGAAGGAGACCGGATCCCGGCCCTCGAATTCCAGACCGAGGTAGCGTTCAACTCGGTCTATCTTGCGCTACTCGCCGCACTCGTTGCGTGTCTGTTCGCTCTGCCGGTCGCGTATTATTCGGGCCGGACGAGCTCCTTCGTTTCACGAGTCCTCGAACGTGCTACGTACATCGGTTTCGCGGTCCCCGGTGTCGTCATCGGTCTGGCATTGGTGTTCCTCGGCACGCGAACGCTGCCGTCGTTGTACCGGGAGGGGGTGTGGCTGCTCGTGTTCGGCTACGTCATTCGATTCCTCCCGCAGGCGGTCGGCACCGTCCGGTCGTCGGTCCTCCAAGTCGACGACGAGACTATCGAAGCCGCACGGACGCTCAACGCCGGACGGTTGGAGACGTTCCGCCGCGTGACGCTTCCGATGATAGCCCCAGGTGTCGTCGCCGGGGCCGTCCTTGTCTTCCTCACGACGATGAAGGAGCTGCCGATGACGCTGATGCTCCAACCAATCGGCATGGACACACTCGTTATCAAGGTGTGGCAGGCACACGAAGCACTCGCATATCGGTACGCCGCTGTTCCGGCGCTACTTCTCATCCTCATTTCGGGCGTGACAATGATTGTCCTGCTCCGGCAGGAAGGCTACGAGGTTACCTGACTCGGGTGGAGCACCTACGGTCAGTCGTCGCCCGAGACCGCCTCGCCGAGGCCGTCGACCGGACGGTCGGGTACCATCTCGTCGAAGGACTCCGGCAGCCCGAGTTGGTAGTCGTCGGTGTCGACATCGTCTCTCAGTTCCGTACGGCCGTGGTAGACGTGGGTCGCGTTGTCGAGGTGGAGTTGGACGGCCTCCAAGAGTGCCTCAGCCTCCAGCGGCTGGCCGCGGCGTTCGAGCTCTTCGGTACTTGCGCCCGCGGGTGCGTTGAACGCCCGTTGGGTGATTATCGGTCCTTGGTCGAGGTCCGTCGTCACGTAGTGGGCGGTGACGCCAGCGATGCGGACGCCTTCCTCGCGGGCCTGCCGATAGGCCTCCGCACCGGGGAACGCCGGGAGCAGGCTCGGGTGGATGTTGATGATGCGGTCCTCATACCGGAAGACGACGTTCGGGCTGAGAATCCGCATATACCGCGCGAGGACGATGAGGTCGGTGTCGTAGTCGTCGAGGAGTTCGAGGAGTCGCTCCTCGTCGGGGGTGCCCTTCTCGTCGCCGATATTATAGAAGTCGACGCCGTAGTGGTCGGCAAGCGGTTCGAGGTCGTCGTGATTGCCGATGATGACGCTGATGTCCGCGCCGAGTTCGCCGTCGGCCCACGCCTCGAAGAGCGCCTCCAGACAGTGGGACTCCTTTGTCACGAGAACAGCGATGGTCCGTGTCTCGCGGTCGGCCGGGAACCGCACCTGAATGTCGACACCGAGTTCGTCGCCCAGTTCCGAAAGCGCCGTCCGAAGCTCCGACTCCGTACAGGACATCCCTGCGGTGTCGACGGACATCGTCATCCGGAAGATTCCTTCCCGGACGGCCTGGTCGAGGTCCTCGATATTGATGTCACGCTCGAAGAGCAGCGTCGTCACGCGGGCGATGAGACCGGTGTCGTCGTCGCCGACGACCGTAATTTCGGTGTACTCTCGGGTCACGGCCGCCACCTCCGACTCGGGCTGAACGGGCCAGTCATACTGTGCTGTCAGGGGGCCGGCTGTCAAAAGGGCGACGTTCTCGTCTTCTGTGGCGGGTTCTCCCCCGGTAGGGAGACACACGTCCGCGAGTCCGACGGTCGTATCCACGAACGTGTACACCTCCCCGAATACACAACCGTTTTCACGCACGAACACGCCACGTCAGATATGACCGCCTACACCGCGACCGTCACCGTCCGGCTGAAGCGGGGCGTCCTCGACCCCGAGGCCGAAACGACACAGCAGGCCCTCGAACGGCTCGGGTTCGAACTCGAAGACCTCCGGTCCTCGGACCGCTTCGAAGTCGACCTCGACGCCGACGACGCCGAAAGCGCCCGCGAGCGGGCCACTGAGATGGCCGAGCGCTTGCTGGCGAACCCGACTATCCACGACTACGACGTCGACGTCGCCGAAGCCTAAGATGACCGTCGCTATCCAAATGCTACCGACGCCCGCCTCGCCCACGGAGGGATCGGCGTGACCGTCGCTATCATTCGCTTCGGCGGCTCTAACTGCGACCGCGACGCCGAGCGAGCGCTCGCACATCTCGACATCGACGCCGAAATCGTCTGGCACGAGGACGGCCTCCCCGAGGAGACGACAGGCGTGATGATTCCCGGCGGCTTCTCCTACGGCGACTACCTCCGAGCCGGCGCGATGGCCGCCCGTGCGCCCATCATGGACGACGTCCGCGAGCAAGCCGAGGCGGGCGTGCCGGTCCTCGGCGTCTGCAACGGCGCACAAATCGGCTCTGAGGGCGACCTCACTCCCGGCGCGTTCACGACGAACCGCAGCGCCCGCTTCCAGTGTGAGCCGGTGTATCTACGCGTCGAGAACGCCGAGACGCCATGGACTGAGGCCTACGAGGACGGCGAGGTCATCGAGGTACCAATCGCCCACGGCGAAGGGCGGTTCGAAATTGCCGACGACGAACTCGAAACGCTCGTCGACGAGGACCGAGTCATCTTCCGCTATTGTGACGCCGACGGCAATGTCACCGACGCGGCAAACCCCAACGGCTCGAAGGACAACGTCGCCGGCGTCCTCGGCGAACACGAAAGCGTCGCGGTGCTGATGCCCCACCCCGAGCGGGCGTCGCTGCCGGATATCGGTCCGACGGACGGACAGGGCGTACTCGAAGGGTTCCGCTGACTAGTTGACAAGCGGCTGGTTGTAGGCCGTCTCGTTTTCCATCACGTACTCCCACGTTGCGGTACACTCACAATCGACTTCCTCGAAGACCGACGGGTCCTGTCTGAGGTTGAAATCCTTGATAGCCCGCTGGACGAGGTCGTCACACTCCCCGCAGTTGTGCGGGCCGCGGTCGGAGCCGTGGCCGACCGGGTCGGAAACGACGATGACATCCTCGTCGGCGGTCGCTTCGAGCACGTCACAGACCGACCACAGCCACGGCGGCCGATAGCCGCCGTCGTGGTAGAGTTCTTCGACCATCGTGTGCCGCTGGACGTTACAGGGGTTCATCGAGACGGTGTGACAGCCGTCGGCGGCCGCACACCGACGCACCGACCGCTTCATGTCCTCGACAGCGTCCGGCTCGGCGAGAAACGGCGGCTTCAGCAGGAGATACGCCTTCACGCCCGCACCAGTCGCCTGCGCCTCAACGCAGGCGTCCTCGAACTCTGCGAAGTCGAAGTATTTGTTGACGGCGTCGTGGCGGACCCGGTCGGTCGCGGTCTCCAGTCCGATTGCCACGTCGGTTTCGAGCCCTCGGTCAGTGAAGTCGGCGACCTTCTCACGGTCGACAAAATCCGGCAGCGACTCGACGACCATCCGGTCGCGGTCGGCGAACGTCTCGGCGATGGCCGCCCGCGTCTCGGCGGGGATTTCCCGCTCGTCGAGAAACGAGCCGGAGGTGTAAATCTTGATGAGTCCCGCCTTTTCGTCGGCGTTGTCGGCCTCGTGGTCCAGACAGTGCTGTATCTGGGTCATCAGGTTCTCGTGGCC from Natronomonas pharaonis DSM 2160 includes the following:
- a CDS encoding iron ABC transporter substrate-binding protein, which produces MSQQRQTDGNDGRFTGRRAFIVGAAATGVAAFAGCTDNGNGDGNGTGNGTGNGTGNGDGNGGADSVAGASPLGQPVEPAGVSWDDLGDLEGEITVYSGRTPDQIDLVFEQLENEYSGLTINRDYDDNDAQVNQLMQEGEATPADVFYSQDPGALQAVADNGLTQVLPEDVIDTVPGSYRHPDGHWTGVSGRVRSVLYNSDRLDETPFDSWDELPDDIFSYAEDPRFEGIIATRPNSGTFRGFIQSMVELEGEETTRQWVSDFMDQDPQLFTSGSSHAEAINRGGDDDPIIGLGNSYYGARIVNENPDAPLRVAFTQDDPGALFSVAGVAATANVDDPELVAEFVRHLVAVEGQEFMMEDNGEFPVIDGVDYVGPLPGPDELNSPTFDLSEFDMELQGARELLEDEGMLPV
- a CDS encoding DUF5812 family protein; the protein is MNAQEGCFLVTHAEEASAVLKDVDRGQVHTLADNPGVEVRDVIEGTVAPEPPMEVAYQLVDIETRRQLSIEESPEPPTQQERAMAAEQPTGEMATEERAGTGEIHVLSVPEDQTEPAVEDVLDDEATLVRAAKLGVERVEIRSEPGVVSVRYLP
- a CDS encoding phosphoribosylaminoimidazolesuccinocarboxamide synthase, coding for MTSVKEFRIEEPATETDLGAGAFVFTDDYSVFDWGKMPDSIPNKGASLCAMGAANFERLEAEGIPTHYRGVVSGGEVVALSEAVSPPREMAIELTQVPDLPHDGREYDYEAFHADAGENYLIPLEIVFRNTVPVGSSLRSRADPEAFGLDYEEWPDEPVDLPEPVVEFSTKFEESDRYLSRSNADYIAGKADIDDLESVARDVNTIVTETAAEAGLKHEDGKIECLYFDGEIRVADVVGTFDENRFSHDGQQLSKEVVRQYHKRTQSEWVEAVGEAKERAKAEDVADWRELCETEPEPLDDHVIDAVRDMYTAGTNAYIDRELFSAPPLSEAVETVRKL
- a CDS encoding ABC transporter permease is translated as MTEQRQSDESPPSGSIKERIDPWMVGLALLSAILAALVVSPMLWLVWQATTVELGRAYDLMFSLRTAEITLNSIVLMVSVTGFSILLGVPLAVLTVRTDLPYPRFWTVVAALPLVIPSYIGAIAFVSMFGSGGEIDSLFGMTIPRIDGLWGAVFIITLYTYPYVFLTTRAALVSMDSRLVDAARTLNHGPVKAFRDVTLPNIRPGIAAGALLAGLYAISDFGTPAFMQARVFTSRIYGEFSGFQVEYAALLALQLVSIVAIVLVIEAGIGRDEDASGGGGSGATIMLGHWKWPAMGFVSLLGVLTLVIPVAIFTTWVFRSEGDRIPALEFQTEVAFNSVYLALLAALVACLFALPVAYYSGRTSSFVSRVLERATYIGFAVPGVVIGLALVFLGTRTLPSLYREGVWLLVFGYVIRFLPQAVGTVRSSVLQVDDETIEAARTLNAGRLETFRRVTLPMIAPGVVAGAVLVFLTTMKELPMTLMLQPIGMDTLVIKVWQAHEALAYRYAAVPALLLILISGVTMIVLLRQEGYEVT
- a CDS encoding archaeosine biosynthesis radical SAM protein RaSEA, with protein sequence MSQPTPDTYEDGRGMDAHNEVMREIRARNDDTYDPTEPTRVWLDEDNTPDGVYQSLTIILNTGGCRWARAGGCTMCGYVAESVEGGSVGHENLMTQIQHCLDHEADNADEKAGLIKIYTSGSFLDEREIPAETRAAIAETFADRDRMVVESLPDFVDREKVADFTDRGLETDVAIGLETATDRVRHDAVNKYFDFAEFEDACVEAQATGAGVKAYLLLKPPFLAEPDAVEDMKRSVRRCAAADGCHTVSMNPCNVQRHTMVEELYHDGGYRPPWLWSVCDVLEATADEDVIVVSDPVGHGSDRGPHNCGECDDLVQRAIKDFNLRQDPSVFEEVDCECTATWEYVMENETAYNQPLVN
- the purQ gene encoding phosphoribosylformylglycinamidine synthase I; protein product: MTVAIIRFGGSNCDRDAERALAHLDIDAEIVWHEDGLPEETTGVMIPGGFSYGDYLRAGAMAARAPIMDDVREQAEAGVPVLGVCNGAQIGSEGDLTPGAFTTNRSARFQCEPVYLRVENAETPWTEAYEDGEVIEVPIAHGEGRFEIADDELETLVDEDRVIFRYCDADGNVTDAANPNGSKDNVAGVLGEHESVAVLMPHPERASLPDIGPTDGQGVLEGFR
- a CDS encoding formyltetrahydrofolate deformylase is translated as MAAVTREYTEITVVGDDDTGLIARVTTLLFERDINIEDLDQAVREGIFRMTMSVDTAGMSCTESELRTALSELGDELGVDIQVRFPADRETRTIAVLVTKESHCLEALFEAWADGELGADISVIIGNHDDLEPLADHYGVDFYNIGDEKGTPDEERLLELLDDYDTDLIVLARYMRILSPNVVFRYEDRIINIHPSLLPAFPGAEAYRQAREEGVRIAGVTAHYVTTDLDQGPIITQRAFNAPAGASTEELERRGQPLEAEALLEAVQLHLDNATHVYHGRTELRDDVDTDDYQLGLPESFDEMVPDRPVDGLGEAVSGDD
- the purS gene encoding phosphoribosylformylglycinamidine synthase subunit PurS, translated to MTAYTATVTVRLKRGVLDPEAETTQQALERLGFELEDLRSSDRFEVDLDADDAESARERATEMAERLLANPTIHDYDVDVAEA